A genome region from Natranaeroarchaeum sulfidigenes includes the following:
- a CDS encoding lipoate--protein ligase family protein, whose product MRLVRGRAATPTADRSATATILGRTAESREPALRVWTPHRQVAFGRRDANEEGYDAAREAARVRGFTPTERSVGGRAVAYTGTTLAFEHARPIDDLRQGLSERYDDATTTVQQALAGLGVDATAGEPPNAFCPGSHSLQADGKIVGIAQRVRSGAALVSGIVVVDNRAAIREVLDPVYDALGVPFDPHSVGSVAGAGGPAEPGAVARALEDAFVGDETRSVLSVGEFVDAED is encoded by the coding sequence ATGCGTCTCGTTCGCGGCCGTGCGGCGACGCCCACGGCCGATCGTTCGGCGACAGCAACGATCCTCGGCCGAACGGCAGAGTCTCGTGAGCCCGCGCTCCGCGTCTGGACGCCCCACCGACAGGTCGCGTTCGGGCGCCGTGATGCGAACGAGGAGGGCTACGACGCTGCACGCGAGGCTGCACGGGTACGGGGGTTCACGCCGACGGAGCGAAGCGTCGGCGGGCGGGCCGTGGCCTACACCGGGACGACGCTCGCGTTCGAACACGCGCGTCCCATCGATGATCTCCGGCAGGGACTGAGCGAGCGGTACGACGACGCGACGACAACCGTCCAGCAGGCGCTAGCGGGGCTCGGCGTCGATGCCACCGCGGGTGAGCCGCCCAACGCGTTCTGTCCCGGATCGCACTCCCTACAGGCGGATGGCAAAATCGTCGGCATCGCTCAGCGGGTCCGGAGCGGTGCGGCGCTGGTCTCGGGTATCGTCGTTGTCGATAACCGCGCGGCGATCCGTGAGGTGCTCGATCCCGTCTACGACGCGCTCGGCGTCCCGTTCGATCCGCACTCTGTCGGCAGCGTTGCGGGCGCTGGCGGGCCTGCCGAGCCGGGAGCCGTCGCTCGCGCACTCGAAGATGCCTTTGTCGGCGACGAAACGCGGTCCGTCCTCTCTGTCGGCGAGTTCGTCGACGCCGAGGATTAG